The genome window aattaagcactggggagcccttttgtgcagtatttgcatgttctccctgtgtcagcatgggttttcaccgggtactccagcttactcccacaatccaaagacatgcaggttaggttaatcagtgactctaaattgatcaaaggtgtgaatggttgtctgtctctgtgtgtcagctctgtgatagtctaGAGGCCTGTCCAGGGATTCAcaaagcattatgttttcatttacgTTTTATACAATGTCCCAACTTGTTTGAAATTGGGTTTGTATATTTACATATTGTATCTTGAATCTCTTTGGCAAGAATGGGGCCTTTGAAAGTTTATTGTTGACATGATATGGGATTTCTGGGTGGGATTTTGCTGATTGGCTTGAGCCAGCCAGATACTAGCTCAAATTAGCTGGGATCAACATCTAATGTGATTGGATGGTGGGTCTGTCCAATGTAAAGTGACTGTGCTCGTGAGACATAAAACTCTAAGCTGTCTTGTAAACTCTACCATAGGTTGTAGTGAAAGCTCTTCGATTGAGCTCAGagttgtttttgtaaaatctgatgatAACTGGTCATAGTTGGTTATGATTTACAATATTGTGAATGACCCTTTGCTCTGAGAATTCTTATTTGCATTTCTTGATATTTTGTTGAAAATGCCTTTGCATAACACTTCAATCAAAGTAACTGAATTTGTTATAGGTGGATTTGAAGCAACCAAAAGACCTATGGTAGTTGGTGTGGTTATATTGATAACCTATGTTCTAACTCTTCTAGCCAATGCTGTAAATATCctgttcattatttttgacaggAAATTACACAAACCAATGTATCTTCTGATTTGCAACCTTGCTGTTGTTGATATAGTGTACACCTCCAGTGCCAGTCCCACAATGATTGGGGTTCTACTTGCTGGGGTTAAGACTATATCCTATGTACCATGCTTaattcaaatgtttgttttccactGGGGTGGGGTGATGGAAATGTTTGCTTTAGCGGTTATGGCATTTGATCGATTGATTGCTGTTGGCTATCCCTTTCAGTACCACAGTTATTTAACAAATGTGCGCACTCTTGTCCTTACATGTGTCCTGTGGTTTGCTGCCTGTTGTTTTGTGGCTGTCATGCCTGCAACTGTGCTTCCTCTCCCTCACTGCCACACAAAGCTGAAGTACACATTCTGTGACTATGCCGCCATAATACGAACTACTTGTGTTGACCCCACTTACTATTTCAATCTCGTTACCgtaatattattttttctgttatttttcactttctctttAATCTTCCTGTCATACCTTTGGATGATAGTTTCTGTGAAATTATCCTCTggtaatgacaaaaagaaaatgggcAGCACTTGTTTGAGTCACTTCATTGTGGTAACATTTTATTATTGTCCATTATTTATCCGCGTTGTCCTAACCAGGATAGGTGTGGTATTAACTCTTGAGGCTCGCCATGGCTTAATGATTGGGGCTATCCTCGGTCCATCTCTTTTAAATCCTTTGGTGTATTGTCTTAGGACAAAAGAAATCAAATGTAAGATCTTAAAGATATTCAAAAAAGATGAGACATTTCAATAGATTCTTATGAGCTGTGAATTTACTGTAAAAGTTGCATCCCTTATGGTCAAAGTATTATGCTAACAtgatgaaatgtatttattcatgcaTTTTTAAGATGTTGGTTAACTACTTTTATGTCAATAAACATATATAAATGTTTTTAGTGTATTTAAATTACCATTGGCATAACATGAGCTTTGTCTTATTTGCATACTACACGCTATTTTATTACTACACTGCAATAAATGTAGATCTTGGGTAATGCAGCTACAAAAGATGTATTTATCTTGAGATAGCCATTCTGTCTGTATTATTATAATGATATTTTTACATTAGTAGTATTCAACTTTTATAGTCAGTATGCAAGAAATTAATGTATTTTGCCTACTAAAAGGACATGTCCCAATGATGTAAATtgaaatacatcattggaaaacTACTGCCTGTTAAGCCTGATTGAAAGttatgaaatgttaaaaatgatgTAGCACACTACTATGAGAGAGATAGCACCAATATTACTATTGTCACCATAATTTGTCCTGTGTTGGTGTGTGAATTCTGTATGCCTCATTTATTCCCATAAACTTTCATTATTAATAAACTAGCATTATAGTACACAGTATAATGCCAGTCACAggggtacttttacttttgacactttaagtacattttgctaatTATACTTAGGCTACAAACTTAAGCAATATTTTCAGTACAGGACTTTTACATgtaatgttgtatttttaatgCAAAACTGCAGTACTGCGACACATTTACTTCAATAAAGGATCTGAAGGGGCGTCGGTAGCATGTACAGAGCCACTGCCTCGCTACAGTGGCCGCGGGCTCGAATCCAGCtcacagccctttgctgcatgtcagtccccactctctctctgtctccccatttcacccaCTGTTCTGTCATCAAAGGCAAAAAGTccacaaaaaataatctttaaaaaaaaagtaaaggatctgaatacttccttttccactgcagaacTGTTTTAAAATCTAATGAATGGCATCACTGCCTAATCATGTAGAAAAGCAGGagataatatttaaaataaagacaaatgctCTTTCTGTCACATGGAGAAAAACCAACACAAAAGTGCACAATAGTTATacattactgtttatttttcatttgcttGAAGACATTTGCCATTCAGAAGTTCCATTTTCAAAACAGTTCACACATGCTGAAACTGAAAGCTGCCGGACAACATGACGCATCTTGTTTGCAGAAAGCTTAAACACTTAcagaacattaaaaacatgacaCAAATTCAAATATTTCTAGGGCTGCAGTCAatcaaagaaaatcttggtcaacTATGGagctatatttgtgtctttattacatgcgagaaaataaatgatatgagagaaaaaaaatgtttgagagtgttcacactgatagcaaaaaataataatatttgagactaaaaaaagttttgagagaaagtattttgtcactgaatataaaaaaaataatttgagatttaaaaaatgatttccgagaaaaaaaaccctcaaaaacctcttttttttactctcaaatattatttttttgctatcagtgtaaaaacattttctctctcaaaaaaatgtttctctcaaaacatttttcttctctctctcaaaagtctttgctctcgtgtccctctcctctccatttGGCCACACATGCATAACATTAATGTATGCATATCCGCTCCCAAATAACGCAGCGCATCTATGCTGgtgaatccaccatggtggatgaatgattcagttgaattcgactcccaagacgATCATCACCTAGCTGTCAATTTGATTGAGACTGGCCGATAGGAACGTGGCcccgcccatgacattattttcacagcgaaagcaaaatcctgacaccagagcacactgatagcaaaaaataatatttgagagtaaaaaaaagttttttgggagagtttttttttctcggaaatcattttttaaattaaattttaaatttaaattattttttttatattctatgacaaaatactttctctcaaaactttttttagtctcagatattatttttttgctatcagtgtgaaaactttttctctcaaatatttttttttctctgaaactttttttttctctcatatcatttattttctcgcatgtaataaagacacaaatatagctCCATAAAGTCGCAATatcagtgcttaatttgagctGGGACGTACTGGAACgcataccaggatcttttcagaaaaggccctggtgcgttccggaactaatttgcatgggtctagaacttttcacatctaaaaactacatacagtattggctgatgtcactagtgttgcaaggtggagtaccgtagtactacgatgcctcacgtaccactactgtgggataagttcaaagtccgaTCGCAAGAAGGTGAGTGTCCATGTGCCGTCCAATAATGGCGTGCGCTGGTCAATAAcgctcaatatgctgctgtagtggtttgttttccagacgtGAGTATCTTTGaacagtgaaagttattatttatttctttttacttgtcggcagtgatttgttttccacagaactctacgtgcgagcattttactcacatttgcgactaaaaatagttttgtgcaagcaaaataaatcattcagcacgctgtgcgagtacagatttcaaccagcagcagaaacaaaagtcgaatcctgctggttgtgggttgaacggggctCACAAACAGGAATACGGCAGTCAAATAGCCTACGCCggctccgcggcgcaagataacggcttaccggcgacagagaagtccgactccaggtccagtagcctaatttcctctttcactggcgtcatgactgcccagtagtacctggacaaccaagccgtggcggcacacaggtatgtgacgtgtcagaggagaaatgagccgttcacatttctctctttgtggcaggtaacggcccacaaacctcaccgcacttagggactgttctttacttctGAAGGGACTGTTCAGGGGACTGtacaggggaggagggtggctggttgatttttattttatttatttattttattttgatcccccctatgttaatcactcattgatgctgtttttgaattaCGAATAAGTcattaagtaatttattccattgaaatatcattgatgtattatagaaaagcgatttatctttttataagtgacaaaaggcacatctgcctcatttttgctgtggtatcgtgatactactcagaactgtgatactttcactggtatcgtaccgtgggtcccaattttggtaccgtgacaacactagatgtcgcaaccattccattcggagttgcGCAGTGAGGCGGCTTGGGTGCCACTTAAAAAAgtgggagtgggggaacactgctctctcagaggcccaaagtgttcccctacttctaattttacaaattaagcactgcacataatcttcaactaatcgattagtcgtgggaaaaaaaatctgcacgttagtTTTAattctgtggtggtgtgtctgtccctctgcagttacacctccataacactagtcagcggtggaggactgtgttaagtcaAAGACGGTGGATAAACCAAGATGGTCCACTGCGGGTCAGTCtcctgtatcagtgtcacgtggggttcgtgacagagcatgtgagcggagcgggtgaaaatttccgctcctcgctcgcagacctgtcactttgcgccgctcgtctgctccgcttggttctgcgcattctttgctccgctccgctccatcataaattttatcccactccactcgctcaccactccgctcaaaacaattgcgtcgtactaccctaacctgtaatcttctattcacaaataaaacggggtctgcccatttttccgacagcccattggtccaacatcccgttgttctgaccatattaaacccattgttcatgatgccctgtggttaaggtctggttaggtttaggcacaaaaaccacttggttagtgttggactaagagtctcatcctactctccaatgtgctatgtgtgagctcagtcctgcgtgttctttaatgaagcaataggagaagatattcggtctcagttaatgtagtttattaagcagtaaaggaataaa of Epinephelus lanceolatus isolate andai-2023 chromosome 4, ASM4190304v1, whole genome shotgun sequence contains these proteins:
- the LOC117259908 gene encoding olfactory receptor 2C1-like; the protein is MVVGVVILITYVLTLLANAVNILFIIFDRKLHKPMYLLICNLAVVDIVYTSSASPTMIGVLLAGVKTISYVPCLIQMFVFHWGGVMEMIGVVLTLEARHGLMIGAILGPSLLNPLVYCLRTKEIKWLQSIKENLAASQSPRKQCTSD